The following coding sequences lie in one Pseudomonas svalbardensis genomic window:
- a CDS encoding DUF3617 domain-containing protein, producing the protein MNVRLLGLAMAVGLSLPVAAQAQMLQPGLWEMTTSNMKVDDQNLPDLQLILGQIQSQMTPQQRAQLEKQGITMGGKGIRACLTPEQVKTNDIPLTDPQSGCKQEITDRTGNQWKFRFSCPKAQGTGVATFLSDREFTTKVNGTFNATGIQQKGSLDSRAVWLGQDCGTVKPRA; encoded by the coding sequence ATGAACGTTCGTCTGCTGGGTTTGGCCATGGCTGTTGGTTTGTCACTTCCTGTGGCCGCTCAGGCGCAGATGTTGCAGCCCGGTTTGTGGGAAATGACCACAAGCAACATGAAGGTCGATGACCAGAATCTCCCGGATTTGCAGCTGATCCTTGGCCAGATACAGAGCCAGATGACCCCTCAACAACGCGCGCAGCTCGAAAAGCAGGGCATCACTATGGGCGGCAAAGGGATTCGGGCTTGCTTGACACCGGAACAAGTGAAGACCAACGACATTCCGCTGACCGATCCACAGTCGGGCTGCAAGCAGGAAATCACCGACCGCACCGGTAATCAGTGGAAATTCCGCTTCAGCTGTCCGAAAGCGCAGGGCACCGGTGTCGCCACTTTCCTCAGTGATCGTGAGTTCACCACTAAGGTTAACGGCACCTTCAATGCTACCGGCATTCAGCAGAAGGGCAGCCTCGATAGCCGCGCCGTGTGGTTGGGGCAGGATTGCGGGACCGTTAAGCCAAGAGCTTAA
- the cls gene encoding cardiolipin synthase, with product MDYFGPHIFGYMIALLHTLGLIAAIHAVLTVRTAQGSIAWALSLVFIPYLTLIPYLVFGRSTFDGYIKARRQANEEMRTAISELNWRPWVEEALTARASNAYASLRAMPKLGRMPCLANNEVRLLIDGQATFNAIFDAIGNAKEAVLIQFFIIHDDRLGQQLQTLLLKKAAEGVAVYLLYDRIGSHSLPHSYVQPLRDAGVEVKAFASRSGWLNRFQVNFRNHRKIVVVDGVLGFVGGHNVGDEYMGEKPPLAPWRDTHVQVRGPVVACMQESFAEDWFWAARSLPPLILPDVYPDDGVLCQLLASGPADSYETCSLFFVEAIHAATERVWITSPYFIPDEAVFAALRLAVLRGVDVRLLLPSRPDHRIVYAASSLYAFEAVRAGVRVFRYEPGFLHQKVVLIDSEISAIGSANLDNRSFRLNFEVMLLTVDSAFAAEVEQMLNDDFAQAHEIAKEESRETRRLQQVGMRVARLISPIL from the coding sequence ATGGATTACTTTGGACCGCATATTTTCGGCTACATGATTGCACTGCTTCACACGCTGGGCCTGATCGCTGCCATCCACGCCGTGCTCACCGTCCGGACCGCCCAGGGATCGATCGCCTGGGCCCTGTCGTTGGTGTTTATTCCCTACCTCACGCTCATCCCCTATCTGGTCTTCGGCCGCAGTACCTTCGATGGCTACATCAAGGCTCGGCGCCAGGCCAACGAAGAAATGCGCACGGCGATCTCCGAGCTGAACTGGCGCCCTTGGGTAGAAGAGGCGCTGACCGCTCGTGCCTCAAATGCTTACGCGTCCTTGAGGGCCATGCCAAAACTGGGGCGCATGCCGTGCCTGGCGAACAATGAAGTGCGTTTGCTGATCGACGGCCAAGCCACCTTCAACGCCATTTTTGACGCCATCGGCAATGCGAAAGAAGCAGTGCTGATTCAGTTTTTCATCATCCATGACGATCGCCTTGGCCAACAGCTGCAAACCTTGCTGTTGAAGAAAGCCGCTGAAGGTGTGGCGGTTTATTTATTGTACGACCGCATCGGCAGCCACTCCCTGCCTCACAGTTACGTGCAGCCGCTGCGCGATGCCGGCGTCGAGGTCAAAGCCTTTGCCTCCCGCAGCGGCTGGCTCAACCGCTTCCAGGTCAACTTCCGCAACCACCGCAAGATTGTGGTGGTCGATGGAGTGCTGGGTTTCGTCGGTGGGCACAACGTCGGCGACGAGTATATGGGCGAGAAACCACCCCTCGCCCCGTGGCGCGATACCCATGTGCAAGTACGCGGGCCGGTGGTGGCCTGCATGCAGGAATCTTTCGCTGAAGACTGGTTTTGGGCCGCCCGTTCGTTGCCTCCACTAATCCTGCCGGACGTTTACCCGGACGACGGAGTGCTCTGCCAATTGCTGGCGAGCGGCCCGGCAGATTCCTACGAAACCTGTTCGTTATTCTTCGTCGAAGCCATCCATGCGGCAACCGAGCGGGTGTGGATCACCAGCCCTTATTTCATCCCTGACGAAGCTGTGTTCGCGGCGTTAAGGCTGGCGGTTCTGCGAGGAGTGGATGTGCGGCTGCTGCTGCCCTCACGACCGGACCACCGAATCGTCTACGCCGCCTCCAGCCTGTACGCCTTCGAAGCGGTACGCGCCGGCGTGCGGGTGTTCCGCTATGAGCCTGGCTTTCTGCATCAGAAAGTGGTGTTGATCGACAGCGAAATCAGCGCCATTGGCAGTGCCAATCTGGACAACCGCTCGTTCCGGCTGAATTTTGAAGTGATGTTGTTGACGGTCGACAGCGCGTTTGCCGCCGAAGTAGAACAGATGCTCAACGATGACTTCGCCCAGGCCCACGAGATCGCCAAAGAAGAAAGCCGGGAGACCCGCCGCCTGCAACAGGTCGGCATGCGGGTCGCCCGGCTTATTTCACCGATACTTTAA
- the cfaB gene encoding C17 cyclopropane fatty acid synthase CfaB, producing MLAHLPPALQNLQLPLRLRLWDGHEFNLGPTPSVTIVVKDPQMVTQFTHPSLDTLGAAFVEGKLELEGSISEVIRVCDEWSQALLGDQDSQPVRTAHDKETDAKAISYHYDLSNAFYQLWLDSDMAYSCAYFETGSETLEQAQQAKFRHLCRKLRLQPGEYLLDVGCGWGGLARYAAREFGAKVFGITLSKEQLALARERVTAEGLEDLVELQLLDYRDLPQDGRFDKVVSVGMFEHVGHANLAEYCKTLFGAVKEGGLVMNHGITAKHTDGRPVGRGVGEFIEKYVFPNGELPHLSMIAAEISEAGLEIVDVESLRLHYARTLDHWSERLEDNLEAASRLVPEQALRIWRLYLAGCAYAFAKGWINLHQILAVKAHPDGSHELPWTRDDIYNP from the coding sequence ATGCTCGCGCACCTTCCTCCGGCCTTACAGAATCTGCAGTTACCGTTACGCCTGCGACTCTGGGACGGCCATGAATTCAATCTGGGGCCGACGCCCAGCGTCACAATTGTGGTCAAGGACCCACAAATGGTTACCCAGTTCACTCACCCAAGCCTGGACACGCTCGGAGCGGCGTTTGTCGAAGGTAAACTTGAGCTGGAAGGTTCCATCAGCGAGGTGATTCGCGTCTGTGATGAATGGAGCCAGGCGTTGCTCGGAGACCAGGATAGTCAGCCAGTGCGCACCGCTCACGACAAGGAGACCGACGCGAAGGCTATTTCCTACCACTACGACCTTTCCAACGCGTTTTATCAGCTGTGGCTCGACAGTGACATGGCGTATTCCTGCGCTTATTTCGAGACCGGCAGTGAAACGCTGGAGCAAGCCCAGCAAGCCAAATTCCGCCACCTGTGCCGCAAGCTGCGGCTGCAACCAGGGGAGTATCTGCTGGATGTCGGCTGCGGTTGGGGCGGACTGGCACGGTATGCGGCTCGGGAGTTTGGCGCAAAGGTGTTCGGGATCACACTCAGTAAAGAGCAACTGGCACTTGCCCGTGAACGGGTGACTGCCGAAGGCCTGGAAGATCTGGTCGAACTGCAACTGCTCGACTACCGCGACCTGCCTCAGGACGGTCGCTTCGACAAAGTGGTCAGTGTCGGCATGTTCGAACACGTTGGCCACGCCAATCTGGCCGAGTACTGCAAGACCTTGTTCGGTGCGGTGAAAGAGGGTGGCCTGGTGATGAACCACGGGATCACCGCCAAGCACACCGACGGCCGTCCGGTGGGGCGCGGTGTCGGCGAATTCATCGAGAAGTATGTGTTCCCCAATGGCGAGCTGCCGCATCTGTCGATGATCGCTGCCGAGATCAGCGAAGCAGGGCTGGAGATCGTCGACGTCGAGAGTCTGCGCCTGCATTACGCGCGTACGCTGGACCATTGGAGCGAACGCCTGGAAGACAATCTGGAAGCGGCTTCCAGGCTGGTGCCAGAGCAGGCCTTACGGATCTGGCGGTTGTACTTGGCGGGATGCGCTTACGCGTTCGCCAAGGGCTGGATCAATCTGCACCAGATTCTCGCGGTGAAAGCTCACCCCGACGGCAGCCATGAACTGCCATGGACGCGAGACGATATCTACAACCCTTAA
- a CDS encoding cation-translocating P-type ATPase: protein MTTQTAAAPSMLSSAEQRSAARQLTLAMLALGLLALGLTWRWLSPEQTGVSQLLLGFASLLVAVPVMRSAWYSLRYPSLHGITDQLIALAMLGAWATGDLLTAALLPIIMIFGHVLEERSVIGSQEAIRALGKLTRSHARKVQADGSIVEVDNGTLKAGDLVEVRAGDRVPADGRVLSGQASLDTASITGESVPMEAGVGMQVFGGAINLDGLLRIEVTRTGNESTLGKVIALMQSAERSKPPITRLLERYAGSYMVLVLLLAAVTWFVTNDAQAMLAVLVAACPCALVLSAPATAIAGVAVAARHGILIRSSAFLEELADLTSLVVDKTGTLTFGTLRLQSIDSPLEDRSHVLKLAASLGSASSHPVSRALAGLVTQEHFLLLSDIHERQGLGVVAMTEQGEAALGRPELFAQLGIATSSVPDHDGPIAGLALNGEFLAWLLLADSVKPEARFALSELRELGLGRQLLLTGDRQSVAHTLARDVGISDVEAQALPEDKLNRVLKEIGSGFRPMVVGDGINDSLALKAGVVGVAMGAGGADIALASADIVLIGSDLRRLGTCVRLSRQCRHTLQVNVIIGLGWTLAIVAFAAFGWLGAAGAMIAALLHNFSTLLVLGNAGRLLRFQEPLLKLKDED from the coding sequence ATGACCACCCAAACCGCCGCCGCACCGAGCATGTTGTCCTCGGCTGAACAACGTAGCGCCGCCCGGCAATTGACCCTGGCCATGCTCGCTTTGGGCTTGCTCGCACTCGGCCTGACCTGGCGCTGGTTGTCGCCGGAGCAGACGGGCGTCAGTCAATTGCTGCTGGGCTTTGCTTCGTTACTGGTGGCCGTGCCCGTGATGCGTTCCGCCTGGTACAGCCTGCGTTATCCGAGCCTGCACGGGATCACTGATCAATTGATCGCCCTGGCCATGCTGGGGGCGTGGGCCACGGGAGATCTGCTGACCGCGGCGTTGCTGCCGATCATCATGATCTTCGGCCACGTACTGGAAGAGCGCAGCGTGATCGGCTCGCAGGAGGCGATTCGCGCCCTCGGCAAACTGACTCGCAGCCATGCGCGTAAAGTTCAGGCCGACGGCTCCATCGTCGAAGTCGATAACGGCACACTCAAGGCCGGCGACCTCGTCGAGGTACGCGCGGGTGATCGGGTGCCAGCGGATGGTCGGGTGTTGTCTGGACAGGCGAGCCTGGACACCGCTTCGATTACTGGCGAATCGGTGCCGATGGAGGCGGGCGTCGGCATGCAAGTCTTTGGCGGCGCGATCAACCTCGACGGTCTGCTGCGTATTGAAGTGACTCGCACCGGCAATGAGTCGACCCTCGGCAAAGTCATTGCGCTGATGCAAAGTGCCGAACGTTCCAAACCACCGATCACGCGTCTGCTGGAACGCTACGCTGGCAGCTACATGGTGCTGGTGTTGCTGCTGGCCGCCGTGACCTGGTTCGTCACTAACGATGCTCAGGCCATGCTCGCGGTGTTGGTGGCGGCCTGTCCTTGCGCGCTGGTGTTGTCGGCACCGGCCACGGCGATTGCCGGCGTGGCGGTGGCGGCTCGTCACGGGATTCTGATTCGCAGCTCCGCGTTCCTCGAAGAGTTGGCAGACCTGACTTCGCTGGTGGTCGACAAGACCGGAACCCTGACCTTTGGCACCTTGCGTTTGCAATCCATCGACAGTCCGCTCGAGGATCGCAGCCACGTCCTTAAACTCGCGGCCAGCCTCGGTTCTGCCAGCAGTCATCCGGTCAGCCGCGCGCTCGCCGGGTTGGTCACCCAGGAACATTTTCTGCTGCTCTCCGACATCCACGAGCGTCAGGGGCTGGGCGTGGTGGCGATGACGGAGCAGGGCGAGGCGGCGCTCGGTCGTCCGGAGCTGTTCGCGCAGTTGGGCATCGCCACTTCAAGTGTCCCCGACCACGATGGCCCGATTGCCGGGTTGGCGCTCAACGGTGAATTTCTCGCCTGGCTGTTGCTGGCCGACAGCGTCAAACCTGAAGCTCGATTTGCCTTGAGCGAGCTACGTGAGTTGGGGTTGGGTCGGCAGTTGCTGCTGACAGGTGATCGGCAAAGCGTCGCGCACACATTGGCGCGAGATGTCGGGATCAGCGACGTTGAAGCTCAAGCGTTGCCCGAGGACAAACTCAATCGCGTGCTGAAGGAAATCGGCAGCGGCTTCCGGCCGATGGTCGTGGGAGATGGGATCAACGATTCACTGGCGCTCAAGGCCGGTGTGGTCGGCGTGGCGATGGGCGCGGGCGGGGCGGACATCGCGCTAGCCTCGGCCGACATCGTCCTGATCGGCAGCGACCTGCGTCGACTCGGTACATGTGTGCGTTTGAGTCGCCAATGCCGGCACACGTTGCAGGTTAACGTGATCATCGGTCTGGGCTGGACGCTGGCGATTGTAGCTTTCGCCGCCTTCGGCTGGCTTGGTGCTGCGGGCGCGATGATTGCTGCGCTGTTGCACAACTTCAGCACGTTGCTGGTGTTGGGTAACGCCGGACGTTTACTGCGTTTTCAGGAACCATTGCTCAAGCTTAAGGATGAGGATTGA
- the hflK gene encoding protease modulator HflK: MKLVPRGTNELSSPWIQAGRLAFLALYAVTVLAALVWAFSNVRQIDPQNRAVVLHFGALDRIQNAGLLLAWPRPFEQVILLPAADRVIERRVENLLRTDAALQADRVASFATPISDALAGSGYLLTGDAGVVQLDVRVFYKVTEPYAFVLQGEHVLPALDRLVTRSAVALTAARDLDTILVARPELIGADKQAAERRERLRGDLVQGINQRLADLTATGQGLGIEVARVDVQSSLPGPAVNAFNAVLTASQQADKAVANARTEAEKLTQTANEQADRTLQVAHAQASERLAKASADTATVLSLAKAQQHGTDSQMLLRIYRERMPKILGQAGSVTTVNPKDDSRLIIQGAAQ, from the coding sequence ATGAAATTAGTTCCACGTGGAACAAATGAGTTAAGCAGTCCCTGGATTCAGGCTGGGCGATTGGCTTTTTTGGCTCTTTACGCCGTGACGGTACTGGCCGCTTTGGTGTGGGCATTTTCCAATGTACGGCAGATCGATCCGCAAAATCGCGCGGTGGTTTTGCACTTCGGCGCGCTGGATCGCATCCAGAATGCTGGCCTGCTATTGGCTTGGCCCCGTCCGTTTGAGCAGGTTATTTTGTTGCCCGCGGCGGATCGGGTGATTGAACGTCGGGTGGAAAACCTGCTGCGCACCGATGCCGCGTTGCAGGCAGACCGAGTCGCGAGTTTCGCTACACCGATCAGCGATGCACTCGCCGGCTCCGGTTATTTGCTCACCGGTGACGCGGGCGTGGTGCAACTGGATGTGCGTGTTTTCTACAAAGTCACCGAGCCGTATGCGTTCGTTCTTCAAGGCGAACATGTGTTGCCAGCATTGGATCGATTGGTGACTCGCAGCGCGGTGGCGCTCACGGCAGCGCGAGATCTGGACACCATTCTAGTGGCGCGACCGGAACTCATCGGCGCCGATAAACAGGCTGCCGAAAGACGCGAACGTCTACGCGGTGATCTGGTGCAAGGCATCAATCAGCGGCTGGCTGACCTGACCGCAACCGGGCAGGGATTAGGAATAGAAGTGGCGCGGGTCGACGTGCAATCGAGTCTGCCCGGGCCAGCGGTCAACGCCTTCAACGCCGTTCTGACCGCCAGTCAACAAGCCGACAAAGCTGTGGCCAATGCGCGCACTGAAGCCGAGAAACTGACTCAGACTGCCAACGAACAAGCCGATCGCACGCTGCAAGTCGCTCACGCCCAAGCGAGCGAGCGTTTGGCCAAAGCCTCGGCTGACACGGCCACGGTATTGAGCCTGGCCAAGGCGCAACAACACGGGACCGACTCGCAAATGTTGCTGCGCATCTACCGCGAGCGGATGCCGAAAATTCTCGGTCAAGCCGGTTCGGTGACCACGGTCAACCCGAAAGACGATTCCCGCCTGATCATTCAGGGAGCTGCACAATGA
- the hflC gene encoding protease modulator HflC yields MSQSHTHDHDDHTGHDHGHGGHHHGHHHHGDPQEAGPFPWRRMGWAALLVAFAIAAASLVQVRSGEATVITRFGNPSRVLLEPGLGWRWPAPFEAAIPVDLRLRTTSSGLQDVGTRDGLRIIVQAYVAWQVQGDPDNVQRFMRAVQNQPDEAARQIRTFVGSALETTASSFDLANLVNTDANKVHIADFEAQLRQQIDQQLLTTYGVRVLQVGIERLTLPSVTLTATVDRMRAERETIATERTAIGKREAAQIRSAAERDARIVQADATVKAADIEAQSRVEAAQIYGRAYAGSPQLYNLLRSLDTLGTIVTPGTKLILRTDAAPFRVLVDGPPSLDSKPGSQP; encoded by the coding sequence TTGAGCCAGTCGCACACTCACGATCACGATGACCACACTGGCCACGATCACGGTCATGGCGGACATCATCACGGACATCACCATCATGGTGATCCCCAAGAAGCTGGCCCTTTCCCCTGGCGGCGAATGGGCTGGGCAGCGTTGCTGGTGGCGTTCGCCATTGCGGCAGCCAGCCTGGTGCAAGTGCGTTCGGGGGAGGCGACGGTGATCACGCGTTTCGGTAATCCGTCGCGGGTGTTGCTGGAACCAGGTCTTGGCTGGCGTTGGCCTGCTCCTTTTGAAGCGGCGATTCCTGTCGATCTGCGACTGCGTACCACCTCGAGTGGTTTGCAGGATGTGGGGACGCGGGACGGTTTGCGCATCATCGTTCAGGCTTATGTGGCCTGGCAGGTTCAGGGCGATCCGGACAACGTGCAACGCTTCATGCGTGCCGTACAAAATCAACCGGACGAAGCAGCGCGGCAGATTCGCACGTTTGTTGGCTCTGCTCTGGAAACCACGGCCAGCAGTTTTGATCTGGCTAACCTGGTTAACACCGACGCCAACAAAGTACACATCGCTGATTTTGAAGCGCAACTGCGTCAGCAAATCGATCAGCAGCTGCTCACCACTTATGGCGTGCGGGTGCTGCAAGTCGGTATCGAGCGTCTGACCTTGCCGTCGGTAACCCTCACCGCTACGGTCGATCGCATGCGTGCCGAGCGTGAAACAATTGCCACCGAACGCACGGCCATCGGTAAGCGCGAAGCGGCGCAAATCCGTTCCGCTGCCGAGCGTGACGCGCGCATCGTGCAGGCCGACGCCACGGTAAAAGCAGCGGACATCGAAGCACAATCGCGTGTCGAAGCCGCGCAAATTTATGGCCGCGCTTACGCCGGGTCGCCACAGCTCTACAACCTGCTGCGCTCGCTCGACACGCTAGGCACAATCGTCACACCCGGCACCAAACTGATTCTGCGCACCGACGCCGCGCCTTTCCGGGTGTTGGTTGACGGTCCGCCGAGCCTTGATAGCAAGCCCGGGTCGCAGCCATGA
- the hflK gene encoding protease modulator HflK: protein MQVDLDVDGTQVAGLPRFQQAVFQGRRLRQFAIGLGALAATGWLLAFFVGLFAPQSLWPALLVNQSAGLLVLVAGLQSAWWVTQWRVRALNPVVQVVVADEVVAPVGWYERLLDRLSQRWLRMLVQIGAPTLWLAGWSLLTLLSIEQVWNLALPPAALGLSASVGAALSLLLAFGLLVLERQLAQENVAQWPEAASLAQLTRVAIIGLVLSALCLLLGSETSVWPVRLAVLIGLLPGLVAAELLLRALLSLFSPQREQLEPALLARSFVADMLRWPPQPLLALQHELHNRFGIDLRQIWAFTYMRRAFLPVLAVVSIVGWSLTGIHEIPLQGRGIYERFGKPVEVFGPGLHAGLPWPLGRVLSVENGVVHELATSVGDTPAPVVAEPAEGPAPAIANRLWDASHVNDKSQVIASSRADKQSFQIVNMDVRFVYRIGLSDQAALAATYNSADVPTLIRSTASRILVHDFASRTLDGLLGEDRVGLAEEIGRAVQADLHKLDSGVEILATVVEAIHPPAGAANAYHGVQAAQIGAQALISRERGAAAAATNQAQLQASIARDQATASAREINATAQAADLRFSAEQKAYASAGQAFVLEQYFSQLSQGLANAKLLVLDHRLGGSSNAPTIDLRTFTLPADPAPARKTAQPGAAN from the coding sequence ATGCAAGTCGATCTCGATGTCGATGGGACGCAAGTAGCCGGGCTGCCGCGTTTCCAGCAGGCGGTTTTTCAAGGGCGACGATTGCGTCAGTTCGCAATCGGTCTGGGCGCTCTTGCGGCGACAGGTTGGTTGCTGGCGTTTTTCGTCGGGCTGTTTGCGCCGCAGTCGCTCTGGCCAGCATTGCTGGTCAATCAGAGCGCCGGTTTGCTGGTGCTGGTCGCCGGTTTGCAATCGGCCTGGTGGGTGACGCAGTGGCGCGTGCGGGCGTTGAACCCGGTCGTGCAGGTCGTCGTTGCTGACGAAGTCGTTGCCCCGGTGGGCTGGTACGAACGGCTGCTGGATCGGCTCAGCCAGCGATGGCTGCGAATGCTGGTGCAGATCGGCGCCCCGACACTGTGGCTCGCGGGTTGGTCGCTGTTGACGTTGTTGAGCATCGAACAAGTCTGGAACCTTGCACTGCCGCCGGCCGCACTGGGATTGTCGGCCAGTGTCGGTGCGGCGCTGTCGTTGTTGCTGGCCTTCGGTTTGCTGGTGCTGGAGCGTCAACTGGCGCAGGAAAACGTCGCGCAATGGCCCGAAGCAGCGTCGTTGGCGCAGCTGACACGGGTGGCGATCATTGGCCTGGTGCTTAGCGCTTTGTGCCTGTTGTTGGGTAGCGAAACCTCGGTATGGCCGGTGCGTTTGGCGGTACTGATTGGCTTGCTGCCAGGGTTGGTCGCCGCCGAGCTGCTGTTGCGCGCCCTGCTGTCGTTGTTCAGTCCGCAGCGCGAACAACTCGAACCTGCCTTGCTGGCACGCAGCTTCGTCGCCGACATGCTGCGCTGGCCGCCGCAACCTTTGTTGGCGTTGCAGCACGAATTGCACAACCGCTTCGGCATCGACCTGCGACAGATCTGGGCCTTCACCTACATGCGTCGGGCATTTTTGCCGGTGCTGGCCGTGGTCTCGATAGTGGGTTGGTCACTGACCGGCATTCACGAAATACCGCTGCAAGGGCGAGGCATCTACGAGCGATTCGGCAAACCGGTGGAGGTATTCGGTCCTGGTTTGCACGCAGGTTTGCCCTGGCCTCTGGGCCGAGTGTTGAGCGTCGAAAACGGCGTGGTCCACGAGTTGGCCACCAGTGTTGGCGACACACCGGCGCCGGTCGTGGCCGAACCCGCCGAAGGTCCGGCGCCCGCGATTGCCAATCGCTTGTGGGACGCCAGCCATGTGAACGACAAATCCCAAGTCATTGCCAGCAGCCGAGCCGACAAGCAGAGCTTCCAAATCGTCAACATGGACGTGCGTTTCGTCTACCGCATCGGCCTGAGTGATCAAGCGGCGTTGGCCGCGACCTATAACAGCGCTGACGTCCCGACGCTGATCCGCAGTACCGCCAGCCGGATTCTGGTCCACGATTTCGCCTCGCGAACCCTCGACGGTTTGCTTGGCGAGGACAGGGTAGGGCTCGCCGAAGAGATTGGTCGAGCGGTACAGGCCGACCTACATAAACTCGACAGCGGCGTGGAAATTCTCGCCACCGTGGTCGAGGCGATTCATCCACCGGCCGGTGCCGCCAATGCCTATCACGGCGTCCAGGCTGCGCAGATTGGCGCCCAGGCATTGATTTCCCGCGAGCGTGGGGCGGCGGCGGCGGCCACCAACCAGGCGCAATTGCAGGCCAGCATCGCACGCGATCAAGCGACGGCCAGCGCTCGTGAAATCAACGCCACCGCCCAAGCAGCGGATCTGCGGTTCAGCGCCGAACAAAAGGCCTATGCCAGCGCCGGCCAAGCCTTCGTGCTGGAGCAGTACTTCAGCCAACTGTCCCAAGGCCTGGCCAATGCCAAGTTGCTGGTGCTCGATCATCGCTTGGGCGGCAGCAGTAACGCGCCGACCATCGACCTCCGTACATTCACGCTGCCGGCTGACCCTGCGCCGGCGCGTAAAACCGCTCAGCCAGGAGCTGCCAATTGA